TCAAACTGGATGTaaggaaagacattttcatGATGAGGTCAGGCAGTGGAACGGGTACCCAGAGAGATTGTGCAGCCTCGATCCTTGGAGGCTTTCAAAGCTAGACCACACAAACCCCATAACAACCTGGTCTCACCTCAGTCTGGACTAAAAAGCACGTAGAGGGCCCTTCGATCCTGAATTACCCTATGAACTTACGTAAACATTGAGGTACCAGTAACTTTCCATTATAGCAATTTCTGTCCCAAGAAgatttttatcttcctctttccccatcACGTTTTGGAAGGCTTCCTGGATAGTTACAGGAGGGGTAGGGATACatggaagagagagaaatcaTGTATTCCAGTCTAAAAGCATGTCTGTTCATGAAAAGTACATCCAACAGGCATTTGTGCTAGAAAATAGTCCTGCAGTGTTTGGGACACTTCTTACCTCTTCTGCACAAAGTTGTATTCAAATAATAAAGATTAATTGATGCTTCAGTTGTGTAGAGGAAAGCAAAGGCTAGGGTTACCGTTGCGGGTGGGGGTACTTTAAGCTCAAGCAGTAAAGTACCTCCTTTCTGGAAGAGTATGGCTTAGAACACTGTATTAGTCTCTAAGTCATTGTGACTATTTTGCTGCAAATAATGCACACTTTTTAGGATCCGAAGAGAAAAGCCctaacacagaaatacagaaagctCCGATAACCACCTGGAGTAAGGTCCTAAAGACAACACTCTTGACCTCTGGAGCCCACGTTGTGGAATATTGCTTACCTTTTGGTTCAGTAAGCTCCATTACATTATACCAGCCATCCCATTTTAAgtacatctttattttttaggGATTAAAGTGGCAGAATTCTCTGTTAGCCCACATTCTGTTCTGTTAACGTTAGGTATTTATGAATATTGCACTAGATCAGAAAGACACGATAAATTCTGAATTATTGACATCTAGATTAAAATGCTGTACTATATCTAAATTGGTTCATAAAGGGTCTGTGCAAAACTAGCTTCACATATAGGTATCAttgcagataaaaaaaagtCTAGATAGATCTCACTTCTGTGCTctgcaaagcaggaaagaatATCGAAGAATAGAAATAGTTTTCTTCTAGAATATTGTAGTGATTTCTTCTTAGGTCATCATTGGgcattgtattttatttcagtgtcatCACTGAAACATTAAATCCCAATGTTTGAGAGAATATAATTGAGAAGATGAGGTTGTATCCAAGCAGGAGCATTTCACATAAAGCCTTAAGAATACTGTCTCACTTTATAAACGTGATATTTTTTGTACTGATAAAAGAAACTCTATCTTTCATTTCTGGCTCACCATTCACATGGCTCAGTCCTCAACTGTGGCACACAAATCTGCTATGCAACAGaatagctgcattttaaaaagttcccTTTCATCCCTTTTTACAATCTTAGGCCAGCTTTTTGGTAGAATTGTTTTAGTTTGACTCTAGTCCCAGGTGACACATTCAGACACATCAGACTGCTAAAATTGTTTGCAATAAATAGAGattaaaatatgaaggaaatCACGTGGTAAGTAGATATTAAGTCCAAAATTAAGTAAATGTTTTCTTACTGATTTAATTGCTGTATTTAAGAAAACCATAGCTCTGCATGTAaaatggtttgcttttttatgcTTCTattcattttgttgtttctggaaaaatgaaGACGTACTGCAATGCAAACTCTGCTTGGTCAAATATACGGTATATTATATAGTTCACTCTATTCTGTACTGTTACATTCTGATGCTTCCCAATGGAGTATTGTTCTGATGCAGGTTTAAGCTTACTGTGGGCTTGCAAAATACCAgtcaaaatgtatttcagaaattcttttgCTGACAGTAACACAACTAACAGTTTATACTAACAAAAAACACCTCTTTGTTTGAAACCTGTATTGTTCTTTCTATCTCAGTCTTAGCATTCTTAGAAGacttaattttgcatttaacaAAGTTATGTAAAGTAGAATGAACAATTTAGCCTGTTTGAATAAATGGGAGCTTTCTCAGCTAGTGCAGGTAAGGAGTCAAATAGATTAAAGACTACTACTCATTATTTAAGAGGATAATGACTGCAGTAACCATCACAAATACaataaaagctatttaattCGGAGAGTTGGCTTATCTTTAAAGTACAAACAGTGGTACCAGTTTCAAATGCTGTCACATGAAGACAACTATATGAACTTTTCCCCAGTTTACCTAGCTGACCACAGGATTCACAATTCATAGGTGGAATTCAAGTGGAATTTTGTGTTGGTGTGGGGAACCCTGTTTAATGCAGTGTCTGTGTTGGTCAAACTGAactttctctcttctgcagcaTGTGTTTTTCTGTACTCTTTCCTGAAGCCAATGAACCGTAtcaatgatttttatttaaattgcaaTGTGATATTAATTGGCACCACACTGCTTTGGAAGTAATTTACAGCAGCACACTGATGATTATATGAGTTTTCTGGAATTGTTCCATTTGATTTCATGATGAAGTTAGTCACTTGAGACAGGTCTGAATCTCCTATTGCTCCAACAGAAGGGGATCTTACAACTACCTGAATAGGAATGTTTCTAAAGCCTGAAAAAGTATGCGATAACTTAGATGGATTTCACTATTCTAGTAGTAATCCACAGGTGTGTCTTGCATCCAGTAtcaaatatattatatataatatatattaataacaAATGGTAGGGGTTGATGACCACTTTTTGAGCCCCCTATTTGTGATTTTAGGAATGATGACAGAAGAACCTTTGTCACGGAACTGTTTGAAGTAGGTTGCAGCTTACTCCAGTTCTCAGTATTTGAAGTTTTTGTACACTACAGATAGCTCATGAAATAAAGTCGACATGATCACAAGCAGGAATTGCAGTTATCTAGTAAATGTTGAAGTGATCTCAAAGAGTGCTCCTCAAAAAATTGAGCCCTCAGGAAGGCAAAAGTGAGATTCAGAAGTGCAGTCTTAAAGGAAGATGAAAGATGCACATTGTTGTGATACTAACAATCAAGAAGGCAAGaaacattttggagaaaaaaagtcacctgCACATTTGGTATAAACATCTGTTCTGTAGTTCTTTCTATCAAATCACCAACCTTTTAAAGACAAATCTAATAAAGTTCTTAACAAATCTAATAAAGTTCTTATAGACAAAAGTACTGGTCCAAAATTGCTTTCTTCAAGTATTTTGATGTAGTTGGTACTTTGCCTCGAATATATAGCCAGTAACTTCCTCTGACTAATAATGGTTTCTTAGATGCTTCCTTCTTACTGGTGTGACCAGAACTGCTTAATCTTAAATAATTCGGTACCTACCTTCTGTGCAAGCCTGTTCAGAGGAAGGCACTAGTTGCTGAATGTGTCAGAGAATCCAGTTTTGGctgttgtcttttaaaatataaccaGTAAGGTTACAAAAGGATTCTAACATTCATTCAGGCACCAGAAAAGTGGGAAGCTGGACCCACATCTTCAGGATGGAGCTCTGATGTCCATTCCATAGGCTGTTTGGGGATGTTGAGAAATCTGGTCTTTCTGTTGAAGGTGCCTATTGTAGCAGAAAATTTAGAGAATttacatatggaaaaaaacatgtctgGTCTGTGGCAGGCATAAGAGACTAACAGCACCAGTCTGCTTCCAGTTCAGGCAGTTCTCTTAAGTACAAAATGCATCAACTAGTCCTTTGAACGGAAACTAGAATTTCAGTGCAGCCTTAACTTGACCTATGGAGAGCAATTCCTGCTTCTGTTTGTAATGAAAACCTGTTGCATTAACCTACTTGtacaatgctttttattttctcttaggaaaataaatacagctgtttCAGGAGCCATAATATAAGATATTACTGCCATGTGTCCGGGAATAACTGTTAAATCTAACTATAACAATAAAGTCAAGGAGGCCTCTTCATGATGGCTGTGACTTTGTGCACTTAATCTTATCCATAGAACTGGATTATGTAGGTTTTAGTCATGGCAAATGTAGAGTACAGCTGTCTGAACTGAAAGGAAATTGTTAGGGTGCTCATGGGGAGTAGGTACATTGAGGTGTGGAAAGTTGCAGCAGCATGTGAATTATAGGGTGTAGTTACACCTGCATAAAATATCCACCACATCAGGGGTTCTGGAGTGTTCTTGAGTACCAGTTACTATTTTTGTATGAAACAACTGGTCTTAACCTTTtatggttttttcctcctcaaactATACACCCAAATTACGTAAGGCCCAGTTATTTATGGCTACAGCTTGCAATATTCAGAAGGAAGAGTTCATTGAAGTCTCCTCACTGACCCAAGCATCAGTGATTCCCTACTTCTAATCCTACTGCTCAAATAGAGTCCTGGGTAGTCCGACTGTgtgtgaaaaaacaaacagcaatttGGACCAAGTACCAGCATAGGAAACTTATAATAGCTATGAATTTATGTCATgaagaaatcagaaaggaagcttctcttttcctccctaaGCCCTGACCCGAAGTTATAACTGAGCAATGAgtgggccagcagtgtgtctTTAGCTCATTGTCACAGGTCTTCATACCAGATAAATACTCTTTGTAACGTATCCTTGTAATGACTGGCAGTGTGCCTGCCTAACACGACAATTGGTACATTTGCAAGTGTTATATACCTTgatattttaatctttatttgtGCAGGGACTCAAACCAATAGTTTCCACTGAATCCCCAGCTCTGATTTTTGGGACAACTAAACTTGCTTCAGATTTACCAGCAACTGATTCTTTCTTGGGTAAAAACAAGGTGCCAGACCTACAGAAACTTTTTCAGGTAATGACAACTTTGAGAGTAACTTAAAGAAAACTGCACAGCGGGACATatctttccttattttaatgTGGCTGACTACCTTTGTCATTCTGCAATACCAAAATTTCACAAAGTCTAGTTAAGAAAGCATCAAGTACAGTATAACCTGTATACTTGTACTATACTAGAAGGTATATGTGCCTTGTATAGGAGATGAATACAGAAAGTGGAAAGTCTAGTAACATTGTCTGTTTACAGGCTTCAGAAGatgcttattttattatttggcTATTGGCACACTTTCTGTCTGGGAATCTAAGTGTATGCCTTGAAGCAGATCTGGAGGAGCAAAGCAGATCATTACTGGTTTGTGTATAATAACTGAATATTGCTAAAGCTGCTTATTATGCAGCATAAGAGCACAGTAAAGTTTTCAAAGCCAGTTTGTTAACTATATGATTTCTAAGCATACTAGGACTTTTTGTAAAGCAAATTAGTTAagcattgttaaaaaaaatcatcaagaaTGTACTTTATATAAtgttcccttttctctcttacATGCCACTTTCATTTGGAATGTGTCAGTCTGACTTggtgaataattttttatacATATCTTTTCACGTTCTTTTGTTAGTGACACTTCCCATCCAGGTCctctttagaaatattttaagatacatTCTTTCTGTCTGCACTTAACAGCTTTGGCTAATAAAATTAACTTGCTTTTGCATTTGTCTTGCTAAATGAAAAACGTAATACACTCGATTGTAGATAGCCTGTTTGTCATGGAAGTCCCTTAATTTACCTGAGGTAGCTTGTTCCTTATGACCTTGGTATGcctgttcatttctttttttgtttgttttctttttaaacttttcccaCAGAAAGCAGATGGACTGCCAGTACACCTGAAACGAGGAGTTCCAGATAAGCTGCTTTATCGGACCACTATGGCTCTAACAATAGGCGGGACTATCTACTGTCTAGTAGCACTGTACATGGCCTCACaaccaagaaaccaaaaatgaaTGAACCAACTCATGGGACTCGTGTCTTCTCTGGAGGACCTCCTGCATATATCTGTTTGCACTTGCTTTAATTCTGTGATTATACAGGGTTCATTATTCAGATCAAATTTcttggagaaaatgtttttaaattggtTGCCTTATGCATTCTAGAAATCAATATAAACAGACTTAAAGACATCATTTTAACATATGGTTGTAGCTTTGCCTCTGTTGTCTTGCAGGAGCATATGAACAGTTGGAGAAAGTTagagcttttccttccttccctcccccagcttACACAATGTTAGAGAGAGGACAGCACTTTGTGGGCTATGCTCCACATTCCTTAGTGGGAGgatgctgctggttttccaaacaataaaagcaaacagtttaATCATTATAACATACTGGAAACCTGTTTCTGTCATACACAGTTCATTTTACATAAGCACGTGGCAGTGGAACTTTTCTAAATGCTGGTAATCTCGAATATTTGTACCTCTGGTGGTAGGACAAAGGGCTTTTCTCCTTGGAGCATTAAAGGTGGATTTATTCCATAGTGTTAACATCACTGTGTGCAGCAGAGTGCACCAGTATCGGGGTGTCAGTTTTACCAGTGTTTGGACTTTTATTTGTCAAACTATCTTACTGTGCAATAAAGATAACTACATGAGTGATAAAACAGGCAAGTCTTGAAAGTTTCAGATCACTTTAGCTGGCCTGGTAGTGAAATAAACATATTGGTACACTTCTGTTTAAGTTAAACTTACAGATCTTAAACTAGGCGACTGATTCAGCTTACTGTAATCTTTTTGAGATGGTAATCCTCTTAAAAGCCTCTCTCAGAACTCATTGGGtgtttaaatacaatttttggTGAAACAGATCACTGTCATAATTCAGCTGCAT
Above is a genomic segment from Falco naumanni isolate bFalNau1 chromosome 12, bFalNau1.pat, whole genome shotgun sequence containing:
- the LOC121096224 gene encoding cytochrome c oxidase subunit 7A-related protein, mitochondrial isoform X2, translating into MYYKFNGFTQRLVGAAASAAYNPQGLKPIVSTESPALIFGTTKLASDLPATDSFLGKNKVPDLQKLFQKADGLPVHLKRGVPDKLLYRTTMALTIGGTIYCLVALYMASQPRNQK
- the LOC121096224 gene encoding cytochrome c oxidase subunit 7A-related protein, mitochondrial isoform X1; translation: MYYKFNGFTQRLVGAAASAAYNPQGLKPIVSTESPALIFGTTKLASDLPATDSFLGKNKVPDLQKLFQSDLKADGLPVHLKRGVPDKLLYRTTMALTIGGTIYCLVALYMASQPRNQK
- the LOC121096224 gene encoding cytochrome c oxidase subunit 7A-related protein, mitochondrial isoform X3, giving the protein MYYKFNGFTQRLVGAAASAAYNPQKADGLPVHLKRGVPDKLLYRTTMALTIGGTIYCLVALYMASQPRNQK